The genomic stretch TCTGCCCGGAGATATATCGCTGGACCGGTGCGGTTTCAATCGTCGGAGCGATTAGTGAAATTTGCGCTTTTGCCTGGGTCGGCTCCGGCCGCGCTGCGGTCGGTGGCGCGCCAAGTGTTGCTTATGGCGCCGCTCGGTCGAACTTAGAGCGAGCGGCGCCGTCGGTTTGCGTTGCCTGGGGAGAGTGGGAACCCGGTGAGAACTCTCCGCAGACCCGAAGCACACAATCCAGTCGAAGGATCAAGAACCGTGGTCAGCCGAACGTTGTCGATGTAGTTCCGGTCAACCGGCGTGCCATTGCTGCCAAACAAAAGTATAGTCGGTTGAATTCACTTGCGTTAGCCCCTTCCGCGTCCTGTCCGGGCAGCGCGCTCCGGATTTTTTCCGTATAGGAATTTTAAACGCGCTTTTCTATGACCCAGAGTCATAGCGGAGCACCGGCGGAATTGTCAATCCGTTTTCTACTTGATGAAAAACCCTGCGCTTCTATTGGTCCGCTCGGCCAGGATCGCTCCTATACCGAATTTTGGAGCCAACAGTTGAAGAGGTGGGTCTCATTCCGGACCGGCACGGTGTTGTCGAGCCGACCGTGAAGCATGAAGTTGTTCCAGAGCCGGGAGTGCGCTTCTACGTCGAGTTCTTTCGCTAAGCTCAACCAAGAAGCCAATAGCATTGTGAATGATTGAAGTGATATAGAAAGTAAAGGGTGACCCTATTTGGTTTTTGGACTTGCTAAGCTTCCGCCCGCCCAGGCGGCCAAACTGAACGACGCTCTTGGGGTACAGAATTGATCGATCCTCGAGCGCATAAAATAGCAGGAGGGAGACCATGGCGCCGCACAACTTTCCCGCAGTGTTCGATGCCGACGGACATGTGATGGAGACTGACGCCGATATCTTTGATTATCTGCCGCCTCCCTACCGCGGCCAGACGCAGCTTTTTACGGCGCCCTTCTTCCCCGGCCTCGATGCTTGGCATCGCGCCGCGAGCCGCGTTGGCGACGGGCTGGGGCGCGTGCTGGAGCGGCCCACTGCCCAGGATTGGCTCGGCTTTCTCGACGCTGCGTCGGTAGCCGTCAGTGTGTTGTTTCCCACCAATGGTCTGGCCCATGGCGTCCTCGCCGACCCGAAGTGGGCCGCTGGCTTGGCGCGAGGGTACAATGACTGGCTGTACGATCGCTTTTTGCGCGTCGCTCCCGACCGTCTCAAGGGCATGGCGCTGATCGCCATGCAGGACCCGGCGCAGGCGGTCGTAGAGCTGCGCCGCGCGGTTGGTGAGTTGGGTATGATCGGCGCCGTCTTGCCGGCGGTCGGACTCCCTGAGGCGCTTGGCCATCGCAGCTACTGGCCAGTCTATGAGGCGGCGCAGGATCTCAACTGTCTGCTCGCCGTGCACGGCGCGCCCACCTGGGGACTCGGGCTGGAAAAGCTGCGCAACTTGATCGAATTGCGCGTGCTCAACCATGCCATCGCCCAGCAAATCCAGATGACAAGTCTCATTTTGAGCGGCGTGTTCGAGATTTACCCCGGCCTGCGCATCGCCTTCTGCGAAGCCGGCTGTGGCTGGGTGCCCTACCTGATGGAGCGGCTCGACCGCGAGTACGCCAGCCGCCACACCCAGGTGCCCCTGCTCAAGCGCCCACCGAGCGAATACTTGCGCACCGGCCAAGTTTTCTTGCATGCCGAGCTGGACGAGCGCGGCCTCGCTTATGCTATAGAAGTGCTCGGCGAAGGCGCCTTTTTCTGTGCCTCCGACTTTCCGCACGAGCCGAAGCAGGATTTCATCCGCACGCTCGCAGAGTTCGCGGCCCGCGAGGATATTCGCGCCAGCGCGAAAGGCAAATTGCTCTGGGACAATCCCCAGCGCATGTACGGGCTAGTGTAGTGTCTTCAATATGAGCGTCCTTAAATTTGGCAACTGGTCATTTACTTTCACCACGAAGGGCCTAGAAGTTCACGAAAGTAAGAGAAGAAAAAACATGTTTTTTCCGAACTTCGTGTGCTTCGTGGTGAAAAACTATTAGCGCACTTCGACAAGTTACATCGAATTGCAGCAGCGCTGATCTGCAAATCGCCGCCGCAGTTGGGGCAATGTGTCTCGTCAAGGTCGAACCCGTTTCAGCAGCCGAGCCCAAGTCATGCGCGCCGGCGCGCTGTGTGTGGGAGCGTCCTCGCTTGCGGTCTCGGTGGCACGCTCTGGCGCAGCGGGAACGATTTGACGGCGCAGTAGTGCTCGGGCTTCACACCCGCCGGTGCAACCTCGCGCGCATCGATCATCACCTGCTTGTTGTCGGCCGCGCGATGCAACAAAAAAATCCGCCGCCGCCGATACCCGAAGAATACGGCTCCACCACGGCAAGCGCCGCGGCCACGGCCACCGCAGCATCGAATGCATTGCCGCCGCGTTCGAGAATTTCATAACCCGCTTCAGTTGCCAGCGGATGCGCCGAGGCAATCGCCGCGCTCTGCTGCGCGTGCGCCAGCGGCGCGACCACCAGCAAACAAAGGATAATACGTAAGTAGTTGATTTTTTCATTAAAGCCCAAAAGCTTACTTTACTCCTTTGGTTTTTCTCCCCGCCCTGCGATATGGCTCCGAGCATAGAAAAAGGTCCTTTAAAAATCCTCTCCATCCCGAGGAGCCGTTCATCCGGCGGCTGTCGGCGTCATTCAATCGTAGCGGTCAGGTCAAACCGACCATTCGACGGACATATCCTGGACTTGTCGGTGCGGCTCGATCATCATGCCCGCATGGGTAAGAGACTATTTGCGAGGAGACGATGATCGTCGGCGATTGGCTCAGAAACTTGGGTCTTGGCCAGTACGAGGCCACGTTCCGCGAAAACGAAATCGATGCGTCTGTCCTGTCGGACCTGACCGAGGACGACCTGGAGAAGCTGCGTATCCCGCTGGGGCATCGCAAGCGTCTGCTCAAGGCGATCGCGGCGTTGGATGACACGGCGATCGCGCCAAAGGCTACGGTCCCGCCCTCGGCCTTCGATGGCGCCGAGCGGCGCCAGCTCACCGTTATGTTCTACGATCTCGTGGGCTCGACCGCTCTGTCGGCCCGGCTCGACCCCGAGGACATGCGCGCCATCCTCGGCACCTATCATCGCTGTTGCACGGAACGGATCGAACGTCACGGCGGCTTCGTCGCCAAGTACGTGGGCGACGGGGTGCTCGCCTATTTCGGCTATCCGCTCGCGCACGAACACGACGCCGAGCGCGCGGTGAAGGCCGGGCTCTCCCTCGCCGACGCGGTACCCAAGCTTGCGACGACGGCCGACACGCCGCTGAGCGTGCGCGTCGGCATCGCGACGGGAACAGTCGTTGTCGGAGATCTGGTCGGAGCAGGCGATGCCCAGGAGCGCGGCGTCGTTGGAGAAACGCCCAACCTCGCGGCGCGCTTGCAGTCGATCGCCGGGCCGGGCATGGTCGTCATCGCCGAGGGCACGCGGCGGCTTCTTGGAAATCTCTTCGAGCTTGCGGATCTCGGCAACCAGGACCTCAAGGGCATCGCGGGGCCGGCGCGCGCCTGGGCGGCCCTTCGCGCCGGCTTGGCGGAAAGTCGCTTTGATGCCCTGCACGCGACCCACATGACCGCGCTCGTCGGGCGCGAAGAGGAATCCGAACTGCTCGCGCGACGCTGGTTATGCGTCACATCGGGCGAAGGCCAAGTCGTGCAGCTCAGCGGCGAAGCGGGCATCGGGAAATCGCGGCTCACCGCCGCGTTGATGGCGCACATCGCCGAAGAACCGCACACGCGTTTGCGCTATTTCTGCTCGCCGCAACACACCGACAGCGCGCTGTATCCGGTCATCGTCCAGATGGAGCGCGCCGCCGGGCTGGCCGATGCTGAAACCACGCAAGGCCAGCTCGACAAGCTGGACGACCTGCTCCGGCAAACTTCGACCGCACGCGAGGACGCCGCCCTCCTCGCCGAGATGCTATCGCTCCCCAACGACGGACGCTATCCCGCGCTCGAGCTCTCGCCGCCCCAGCGCCGGCAAAAGACACTGCAGGCGCTCGTTAGGCAATTGGAGGCACTCGCCCGTCAGAGTCCCGTCCTGATGATTTTCGAGGACGCACATTGGACCGACCCCACCAGCCTGGAGTTGTTCGGGCGCGTGGTGGAGCGCAGCGCGACCCTTCCCGTCCTGCTGATCGTGACGTCACGGCCGGAATTCAAGCCGCCCTGGATCGGACGGCACGTCACGGTGCTGACCCTCAAGCGCCTGGCGCAGCGCGATGTCGGTACGATGATCGATGGCGTCATCGGCAATACGCCGCTGCCGGCACCTATCCGGCAGGACATCATCGAACGTTCCGACGGCATCCCGCTGTTCGTCGAGGAAATGACGAAGGCGGTGCTGGAGGCCAACAGCGACAGCGAAGCCCGGCGGACAGCCGCAGGGATCCCGTCGCCCGCTCTTTCGGTTCCCGCAAGCTTGCACGCCTCGCTGATGGCGCGGCTCGATCGTCTCGGATCGGCCAAGGAAGTCGTGCAGATCGGCGCCGCGATTGGCCGCGAATTTTCCCATGCCCTGCTCGCCGCCGTGGCGGCCAGGCCCGAGGCGGAGCTTGGCGCGGCTCTCGACCGGTTGGTTGAGGCCGGCTTGCTGTCGCGCCAGGGCATCGCGCCACACGCGAACTACCTGTTCAAACATGCGCTGGTGCAGGACGCGGCCTACGGCCTGCTCCTGCGCGAGCCGCGCCGAGCGCTTCACGCCAGCATCGCCGAGACGCTCGAAAGCCAGTTCGCCGACATGACCGCGTCCGAGCCGGAGATCGTCGCGCATCATTTCAGCCGGGCCGAACGCGCCGAGCCCGCGTTTCTCTACTACGAGCGGGCCGGCGACCGCTCGGTCGCCCGCTCGGCCTTTGCGGAGGCGATCGCTCATTTCAACGCGGCGCTTGCGCAGGCGAGTAGCCTGCCGACCGGAGCGGAACGCAGTCAGCGCGAGCTTGCGATCCTCCTCAAGCAAGGGCCTGCCGTTATGATGTTGAACGGGCAGCGGGTGCCTGAGATTGAACAGATTTATCGGCGCGCGTGCGAAGTCGCAAAAACGTTGGATGATGAACACCGGCTGTTCAAGGCGCTTTGGGGATTGTGGCTCTACGCCAACCTGAATAGCCAAACGGATGTCGCGCGCGATCGTGCCGAAGAGCTTGTCGCGCTGGGAAGACGATCGGGAAGAGAGAATCTGCTTCTCGAAGCCATCCACTGCCGTTGGTCGACGGCAATTTTCTGCGGCGATGTGGCCGGAACTCTCGCCGGCATCCGCGATGGGCTCAAACTCTACGATCCCGTGCGGCATGGCGGGCTCGGCGATGAATTCGGCGCGCACGATCCGGGCGTTTGCGCGTACTTCACCAACGGATTTTCCTTTGCGCAGTTGGGTAGACCGCGCGAAGCGGCGGAGAACATCGAGCGCAGCATCGCGTTGTCGCGGGAGATCAACCATGTGCCCAGCATTGCGTTCGCAATGACGAACGCGTTGACGGTCTATCAAATGATCGATGATCGGGCCGCGGTCATCCGACAGGCTCCACAAGTGATCGAACTTGCGGACAAGTTCGACTTGCCCGGACCTCGGTCACTCGCACGCTTCTTCGCTGCGTGGGCGCGCGCGTGCGGAGGCGAACTCGATGCAGGGTTGCAGGCGATGGAGGCGGAATTCCCGCGTGTCTCGGCCATAGGGCCGATGCCGGTACTCTACGCCGGCGTGCTCGCAGGTGTCCGGCTCGAAGCGGAGCAGGCCGCGCGGGCGCTGGAGCTGCTGGATGGCGTGCTTTTGACGGTGAAGGAGCCGGGCGTCGGTCTCTACCTGCCGGAAATTCATCGGTTGCGCGGTGAATGTTCTCTTCGGGTGGCTCAACCCAATTTCGATGAAGCGGTGCGCGATTTCGAAGCGGCCATCGAGACCGCGAAGCTGCAGCAGGCACGCGGGTTCCAGCTACTCGCGGCGATCAGCCTGGCGCACGCGTGGTCGTCCGTGGGCCGGTCCGAGAAAGGCGCCATGCCCTTGCGCGAGGCGGTGAGCGCGTTTACCGACAACGATGCCCCTGCCCAGCTGGAGACGGCCCGGCGGATTCTTGCCGGCCTTCCGCAGTAGGGCGCGCTAATCGGCAACTGTATAGCCTCATAGTATAGCCTCATAGGGTCACCCATTAGCAAAACTACGTTGCTTCGCAACTGAACAAAGGGAAGTAACTTGTAGCGTGCTAGGTTTGGCGTATAAGAGGGGCGGGACGCCGTGGGTCGAGGAAACCGAGCCGGCATTGGTGCTTTATGCCCGTCCATTAGCATGGTTCCGAAGGAGTGCGACAACATGATTGGTGACACGCGATCGGCCGCGTGATCCCGTTTGGGAGAGTGCAAGGAGCGCACCTTCGCGCCCAGGGCGTCCCACTGAGAACAACGTGTCAAAGGAGGGACCTCCATGAAGACAACGCCCGCTCATGCCAAGCGGCGCCGTCAAGTTGGTACCGCAACAAAGCGCAAGGTGCCACTTCCCGCGCAGCTTAAGCGGATCAATCTCAATGCTGCTGGCATCGACATCGGATCGGAGGAGCACTGGGCCGCAGTGCCTCCGAGTCGCGATCCTGAAGGGAAAGATGTTCGCCGTTTCGGGGCCTTTACGGGCGAGCTATGCGCGCTGGCCGACTGGCTAAAGCAATGCGGGATCGAGACGGTGGCGATGGAATCGACCGGAGTTTACTGGATTTCGCTCTACGAGTTGTTGGTGGAACGAGGCTTCGAAGTGTTGCTGGTCGATGCCCGACGGGTCAAAAATGTTCCTGGGCGCAAGACTGACGTGCTGGATTGCCAGTGGCTACAGGAGTTGCACACCTACGGACTGTTACGTGGCGCGTTCCGTCCAGC from Deltaproteobacteria bacterium encodes the following:
- a CDS encoding IS110 family transposase is translated as MKTTPAHAKRRRQVGTATKRKVPLPAQLKRINLNAAGIDIGSEEHWAAVPPSRDPEGKDVRRFGAFTGELCALADWLKQCGIETVAMESTGVYWISLYELLVERGFEVLLVDARRVKNVPGRKTDVLDCQWLQELHTYGLLRGAFRPADQVCILRSYLRQRSMLVAYASHHIQHMQKALEQMNLKLAHVVSDITGLTGMGRAVVNRCVKRY
- a CDS encoding amidohydrolase codes for the protein MAPHNFPAVFDADGHVMETDADIFDYLPPPYRGQTQLFTAPFFPGLDAWHRAASRVGDGLGRVLERPTAQDWLGFLDAASVAVSVLFPTNGLAHGVLADPKWAAGLARGYNDWLYDRFLRVAPDRLKGMALIAMQDPAQAVVELRRAVGELGMIGAVLPAVGLPEALGHRSYWPVYEAAQDLNCLLAVHGAPTWGLGLEKLRNLIELRVLNHAIAQQIQMTSLILSGVFEIYPGLRIAFCEAGCGWVPYLMERLDREYASRHTQVPLLKRPPSEYLRTGQVFLHAELDERGLAYAIEVLGEGAFFCASDFPHEPKQDFIRTLAEFAAREDIRASAKGKLLWDNPQRMYGLV